From the Tripterygium wilfordii isolate XIE 37 chromosome 6, ASM1340144v1, whole genome shotgun sequence genome, one window contains:
- the LOC119999514 gene encoding uncharacterized protein LOC119999514 isoform X2 codes for MLSRNGFSHNCDDFSIPLHSPCKISNSPGTPVLFSRRKGGRRLNVVMSLDSEDDGNETGKLKEKHNQGLDLHFGDKCKSIDISYVPESTVVPEAEVGDGTEMLSMTVFADQDAASFEEVSMNLELKQNPFSVEADNLEKSVPIFSTYSDILTSDVIVATSCEEDLEDSLNEHEEDVTREYQSMDEYSRMDFKKIPKPSVKRRSSVVTSSVEESWDRIHNRQIELTHCIASEHTDAHQITKLADRMTNIISEADLLLSKCLSLDLLEMSSIILPETSDAFSWCDEQSQMTSTILQHGFCYHVKQNAAVAMTMVSESRENIALEAPPTTNTLDNLIQQPTETERITEDGLREIDELNRSSAASCYSFCHDTTFL; via the exons ATGTTAAGCAGGAATGGTTTCTCTCACAATTGCGACGACTTTTCCATTCCTCTGCATTCGCCATGCAAAATTTCCAATTCCCCAGGCACTCCAGTTTTGTTCTCTCGGAGAAAAGGTGGGAGAAGGCTGAACGTTGTAATGTCTTTGGATTCTGAAGATGATGGTAATGAGACAGGGAAACTCAAGGAGAAGCATAATCAAGGCTTAGATTTGCACTTTGGTGACAAGTGCAAATCAATTGATATATCATATGTGCCAGAATCAACAGTTGTACCTGAGGCGGAAGTTGGCGATGGAACAGAGATGTTATCTATGACAGTGTTTGCTGATCAAGATGCTGCTAGTTTTGAAGAAGTTTCGATGAACCTTGAGTTAAAACAAAATCCATTTTCAGTTGAAGCTGACAATCTTGAAAAATCTGTACCCATCTTCAGCACATATTCAGATATCTTAACCTCTGATGTAATAGTAGCAACATCATGTGAAGAGGATTTGGAAGATTCATTGAATGAACATGAAGAGGATGTTACAAGAGAATATCAATCAATGGACGAGTATAGTCGCATGGATTTCAAGAAAATACCCAAGCCCTCAGTAAAACGTAGGTCCAGTGTGGTGACTTCTTCAGTGGAGGAGTCATGGGATAGAATTCATAACCGCCAAATAGAGTTAACTCATTGCATTGCCTCAGAGCATACAGATGCTCATCAAATTACGAAACTTGCTGATCGTATGACCAATATAATTTCAGAAGCGGATCTTCTGCTTTCCAAATGCCTATCACTT GATTTATTAGAAATGTCGAGTATAATCCTTCCTGAGACCTCAGATGCTTTCAGCTGGTGTGATGAGCAGTCGCAAATGACATCGACAATTTTGCAACATGGATTTTGTTATCATGTTAAACAAAATGCCGCTGTAGCGATGACCATGGTCTCTGAGAGCAGGGAAAATATTGCATTGGAGGCGCCTCCCACAACAAATACCTTAGATAACTTAATCCAACAGCCAACTGAAACTGAAAGGATTACAGAGGATGGCCTGCGAGAAATTGATGAGTTAAACAG GAGCTCAGCTGCCTCTTGTTACTCATTTTGTCATGACACCACTTTTCTGTAA
- the LOC119999514 gene encoding uncharacterized protein LOC119999514 isoform X1: MLSRNGFSHNCDDFSIPLHSPCKISNSPGTPVLFSRRKGGRRLNVVMSLDSEDDGNETGKLKEKHNQGLDLHFGDKCKSIDISYVPESTVVPEAEVGDGTEMLSMTVFADQDAASFEEVSMNLELKQNPFSVEADNLEKSVPIFSTYSDILTSDVIVATSCEEDLEDSLNEHEEDVTREYQSMDEYSRMDFKKIPKPSVKRRSSVVTSSVEESWDRIHNRQIELTHCIASEHTDAHQITKLADRMTNIISEADLLLSKCLSLDLLEMSSIILPETSDAFSWCDEQSQMTSTILQHGFCYHVKQNAAVAMTMVSESRENIALEAPPTTNTLDNLIQQPTETERITEDGLREIDELNSNKKSCFLDIIQSIVPSRFYLALKHEAFHDYLSSLGHIPRSEVYHLSESNAKTKRRRTRGARHYLSTGALMLSAEEISLLGEYKFCGKISAQFTDTDIR, encoded by the exons ATGTTAAGCAGGAATGGTTTCTCTCACAATTGCGACGACTTTTCCATTCCTCTGCATTCGCCATGCAAAATTTCCAATTCCCCAGGCACTCCAGTTTTGTTCTCTCGGAGAAAAGGTGGGAGAAGGCTGAACGTTGTAATGTCTTTGGATTCTGAAGATGATGGTAATGAGACAGGGAAACTCAAGGAGAAGCATAATCAAGGCTTAGATTTGCACTTTGGTGACAAGTGCAAATCAATTGATATATCATATGTGCCAGAATCAACAGTTGTACCTGAGGCGGAAGTTGGCGATGGAACAGAGATGTTATCTATGACAGTGTTTGCTGATCAAGATGCTGCTAGTTTTGAAGAAGTTTCGATGAACCTTGAGTTAAAACAAAATCCATTTTCAGTTGAAGCTGACAATCTTGAAAAATCTGTACCCATCTTCAGCACATATTCAGATATCTTAACCTCTGATGTAATAGTAGCAACATCATGTGAAGAGGATTTGGAAGATTCATTGAATGAACATGAAGAGGATGTTACAAGAGAATATCAATCAATGGACGAGTATAGTCGCATGGATTTCAAGAAAATACCCAAGCCCTCAGTAAAACGTAGGTCCAGTGTGGTGACTTCTTCAGTGGAGGAGTCATGGGATAGAATTCATAACCGCCAAATAGAGTTAACTCATTGCATTGCCTCAGAGCATACAGATGCTCATCAAATTACGAAACTTGCTGATCGTATGACCAATATAATTTCAGAAGCGGATCTTCTGCTTTCCAAATGCCTATCACTT GATTTATTAGAAATGTCGAGTATAATCCTTCCTGAGACCTCAGATGCTTTCAGCTGGTGTGATGAGCAGTCGCAAATGACATCGACAATTTTGCAACATGGATTTTGTTATCATGTTAAACAAAATGCCGCTGTAGCGATGACCATGGTCTCTGAGAGCAGGGAAAATATTGCATTGGAGGCGCCTCCCACAACAAATACCTTAGATAACTTAATCCAACAGCCAACTGAAACTGAAAGGATTACAGAGGATGGCCTGCGAGAAATTGATGAGTTAAACAG TAACAAGAAGTCATGTTTCCTTGATATCATTCAGTCAATAGTTCCTTCAAGGTTTTATCTTGCCTTGAAACACGAGGCCTTCCATgattatctttcttctttgggcCACATTCCAAGATCAGAAGTTTATCATCTATCGGAAAGCAATGCCAAGACAAAAAGACGAAG GACCCGAGGTGCTCGACATTATCTGAGTACTGGTGCACTTATGCTTTCTGCAGAAGAAATCTCGCTGCTTGGCGAATATAAATTCTGTGGGAAGATTTCAGCCCAGTTCACAGATACTGATATCAGATAA